The following are from one region of the Nicotiana tomentosiformis chromosome 7, ASM39032v3, whole genome shotgun sequence genome:
- the LOC104090210 gene encoding receptor-like protein kinase HSL1 isoform X2, which yields MLGNVTSLRTIELAYNPFAPSQFPPELGNLTNLETLWLSMCNLVGSLPLNIEKLSRLTNFDVSNNRLVGSIPSTIFQLNSIVQIELYNNSLTGFLPSGWSNLTRLRRFDVSTNKLNGTIPDELCELSLESLNLFENQFEGLFPESIAKSANLYELKLFSNRFSGSLPSELGKNSALQYLDVSYNKFSGKIPESLCEMGALEDLIMIYNSFSGSIPASLGNCRSLRRVRFRGNQLYGEVPTEFWSLPQVYLLDLFGNAFSGNISHMISGAKNMSNLQISRNKLSGVIPSEVGKLKNLVEFSASHNELTGEIPGTLVHLGQLGTLDLSFNELSGEIPLGIHTMKQLSELNLANNGFSGKIPEEIGTLPVLNYLDLSGNYFSGEIPLSLQSLKLNKLNLSNNRLSGTVPAFFDKGVYSNSFLGNPSLCQGVAGLCTAKSGGNRERYLWVLRAIYTIAGFVFLVGIAMFIWRYQKFKKIKKGITISKWTSFHKLGFSELEIPDGLDEANVIGNGASGRVYKAVLSNGEAVAVKKLWERSVKDETGFGALESDKDEFEMEVETLGKIRHKNIVRLWCCCDTGDSKLLVYEYMPNGSLGDLLHSCKAKLLDWPLRFKIALDAAEGLSYLHHDCVPPIVHRDVKSNNILLDGEFGAKISDFGVAKIVKAASKGGAESMSVIAGSCGYIAPEYAYTLHVNEKSDIYSFGVVILELVTGRRPVGPEFGEKDLATWVRTTLNEKGVDQLLDPNLNSTFKEHICKVLDIGLCCLNHIPANRPSMRRVVKMLQESVPYNVPGMVNKNGKLLPYFFPKSV from the exons ATGTTAGGTAATGTAACGAGTCTCAGGACAATTGAACTCGCTTACAACCCATTTGCACCGAGCCAGTTTCCTCCTGAACTTGGTAACTTGACGAATCTTGAGACATTATGGCTAAGTATGTGTAATCTTGTTGGTTCACTTCCACTTAATATTGAGAAATTGAGTCGATTGACTAATTTTGATGTGTCCAATAATAGACTCGTTGGGTCAATACCAAGTACAATTTTCCAGCTTAATAGTATTGTCCAAATTGAGCTATACAATAATTCCCTTACTGGATTTTTGCCTAGTGGATGGTCTAACTTGACTAGATTGAGACGATTCGATGTGTCAACTAACAAGTTAAATGGAACAATTCCTGATGAGTTGTGTGAGTTGTCACTTGAGTCACTCAATTTATTTGAGAATCAATTTGAAGGTTTATTTCCAGAAAGTATAGCTAAGTCTGCTAATTTGTATGAGCTCAAGTTATTCTCTAACAGATTTTCAGGGTCATTGCCTAGTGAACTAGGAAAGAACTCTGCTTTACAGTATCTTGATGTTTCGTACAACAAATTTTCTGGTAAGATTCCAGAAAGTTTGTGTGAAATGGGAGCTTTAGAGGATCTTATTATGATTTACAATTCGTTCTCCGGGAGTATTCCAGCTAGTCTTGGTAACTGTCGGAGTTTGAGACGTGTCAGGTTTAGGGGTAATCAGCTATATGGGGAAGTCCCTACTGAGTTTTGGAGTTTGCCTCAGGTTTATCTTTTAGACCTTTTTGGCAATGCATTTTCAGGAAATATATCACACATGATTTCTGGTGCCAAAAATATGTCTAACCTGCAAATATCAAGAAACAAACTCTCAGGGGTTATACCTAGTGAAGTAGGAAAATTGAAGAATTTAGTTGAGTTTTCCGCGAGTCATAATGAGCTAACGGGAGAAATTCCAGGCACATTAGTGCATCTAGGTCAGTTAGGAACCCTTGATCTTAGTTTCAATGAGTTATCAGGGGAAATCCCCTTGGGAATTCACACAATGAAGCAACTCAGTGAGCTTAACTTGGCTAACAATGGGTTTTCGGGGAAAATTCCAGAAGAAATTGGGACTTTGCCAGTGCTTAATTATCTTGATCTTTCTGGGAATTACTTCTCGGGTGAAATCCCACTCAGTCTGCAAAGCTTGAAGCTTAATAAGCTAAATTTGTCTAATAATCGTCTGTCGGGGACTGTTCCTGCATTTTTCGATAAGGGTGTTTACAGCAATAGCTTTCTAGGAAACCCAAGTTTGTGTCAAGGTGTTGCTGGTCTTTGTACTGCTAAAAGTGGAGGAAATCGTGAACGATATTTGTGGGTGTTGAGAGCTATCTATACAATTGCTGGCTTTGTTTTTCTTGTTGGGATTGCTATGTTCATTTGGAGGTACCAGAAATTCAAGAAAATTAAGAAAGGAATCACTATATCAAAGTGGACATCATTCCATAAACTCGGATTCAGTGAACTCGAAATACCTGATGGACTAGATGAAGCTAATGTAATTGGAAATGGAGCTTCGGGAAGAGTTTACAAAGCTGTCTTAAGCAATGGTGAGGCAGTAGCAGTTAAGAAGCTATGGGAAAGATCAGTTAAAGATGAAACCGGTTTTGGTGCACTTGAGTCTGATAAAGATGAGTTTGAAATGGAAGTTGAAACTCTGGGTAAAATTAGGCACAAGAATATTGTTAGATTGTGGTGCTGTTGTGATACTGGGGATAGCAAGCTCTTGGTATATGAGTACATGCCGAATGGAAGTTTGGGCGATTTGCTGCACAGTTGCAAAGCCAAATTGTTGGATTGGCCGTTGAGATTCAAGATAGCTTTAGATGCAGCTGAGGGACTCTCTTATTTGCACCATGATTGTGTTCCTCCAATTGTTCACCGAGATGTTAAGTCAAACAACATATTACTGGATGGTGAGTTTGGcgccaaaatttcagattttggtgTGGCGAAAATTGTTAAAGCAGCCAGCAAAGGTGGTGCCGAATCCATGTCCGTAATTGCTGGTTCCTGTGGTTACATTGCACCAG AGTATGCATATACTCTTCATGTGAATgaaaagagcgatatttatagcTTTGGAGTGGTCATCTTGGAGCTGGTGACAGGCAGAAGACCAGTTGGTCCAGAATTTGGGGAGAAAGATCTAGCTACTTGGGTACGCACCACCTTGAACGAGAAAGGAGTTGATCAGTTGCTCGACCCAAATTTAAATTCCACCTTCAAAGAACATATATGCAAAGTTCTTGATATTGGTCTATGTTGTCTTAACCATATTCCAGCTAATCGCCCCTCAATGCGCAGAGTTGTGAAAATGCTCCAAGAATCAGTTCCTTATAATGTGCCAGGGATGGTAAACAAGAATGGTAAACTTCTCCCTTACTTTTTTCCAAAGTCAGTCTAG
- the LOC104090210 gene encoding receptor-like protein kinase HSL1 isoform X1 gives MQLFIFFLSTLPLIFALNQDGLYLQRLKLSLSDTEGAFSSWSEQDPTPCNWTGITCNDAPSPSVIAVNLSGASLAGPFPIFLCHLTSLSSLSLSNNLINSTLPLSISECRSLTYLDLSQNLVGGPIPETIADLPYLRYLDLSGCYFTGDIPASFGKFQQLETLILTENVLTGKVPAMLGNVTSLRTIELAYNPFAPSQFPPELGNLTNLETLWLSMCNLVGSLPLNIEKLSRLTNFDVSNNRLVGSIPSTIFQLNSIVQIELYNNSLTGFLPSGWSNLTRLRRFDVSTNKLNGTIPDELCELSLESLNLFENQFEGLFPESIAKSANLYELKLFSNRFSGSLPSELGKNSALQYLDVSYNKFSGKIPESLCEMGALEDLIMIYNSFSGSIPASLGNCRSLRRVRFRGNQLYGEVPTEFWSLPQVYLLDLFGNAFSGNISHMISGAKNMSNLQISRNKLSGVIPSEVGKLKNLVEFSASHNELTGEIPGTLVHLGQLGTLDLSFNELSGEIPLGIHTMKQLSELNLANNGFSGKIPEEIGTLPVLNYLDLSGNYFSGEIPLSLQSLKLNKLNLSNNRLSGTVPAFFDKGVYSNSFLGNPSLCQGVAGLCTAKSGGNRERYLWVLRAIYTIAGFVFLVGIAMFIWRYQKFKKIKKGITISKWTSFHKLGFSELEIPDGLDEANVIGNGASGRVYKAVLSNGEAVAVKKLWERSVKDETGFGALESDKDEFEMEVETLGKIRHKNIVRLWCCCDTGDSKLLVYEYMPNGSLGDLLHSCKAKLLDWPLRFKIALDAAEGLSYLHHDCVPPIVHRDVKSNNILLDGEFGAKISDFGVAKIVKAASKGGAESMSVIAGSCGYIAPEYAYTLHVNEKSDIYSFGVVILELVTGRRPVGPEFGEKDLATWVRTTLNEKGVDQLLDPNLNSTFKEHICKVLDIGLCCLNHIPANRPSMRRVVKMLQESVPYNVPGMVNKNGKLLPYFFPKSV, from the exons ATGCAACTATTCATCTTCTTTTTGAGTACTCTGCCTTTGATCTTTGCTTTAAATCAAGATGGGCTATATCTGCAAAGACTAAAACTTTCTCTTTCCGACACAGAAGGTGCATTTTCTTCTTGGTCTGAACAGGATCCTACCCCCTGTAACTGGACAGGTATCACTTGTAACGACGCGCCGTCTCCCTCCGTTATCGCCGTTAATCTCTCCGGCGCTTCTCTCGCCGGACCCTTCCCTATATTCCTCTGCCACCTCACTTCACTTTCATCCCTCTCTCTTTCCAATAATCTTATTAACTCTACTCTTCCACTTTCTATTTCTGAATGTCGTAGCCTCACTTACCTTGACCTTTCTCAGAATCTCGTCGGTGGCCCTATTCCTGAAACAATTGCTGATCTGCCTTACCTCAG ATACCTTGATCTTAGCGGGTGCTATTTTACGGGAGATATTCCGGCAAGTTTCGGAAAATTCCAGCAACTGGAGACTCTTATACTGACTGAAAATGTTCTTACTGGTAAAGTTCCTGCTATGTTAGGTAATGTAACGAGTCTCAGGACAATTGAACTCGCTTACAACCCATTTGCACCGAGCCAGTTTCCTCCTGAACTTGGTAACTTGACGAATCTTGAGACATTATGGCTAAGTATGTGTAATCTTGTTGGTTCACTTCCACTTAATATTGAGAAATTGAGTCGATTGACTAATTTTGATGTGTCCAATAATAGACTCGTTGGGTCAATACCAAGTACAATTTTCCAGCTTAATAGTATTGTCCAAATTGAGCTATACAATAATTCCCTTACTGGATTTTTGCCTAGTGGATGGTCTAACTTGACTAGATTGAGACGATTCGATGTGTCAACTAACAAGTTAAATGGAACAATTCCTGATGAGTTGTGTGAGTTGTCACTTGAGTCACTCAATTTATTTGAGAATCAATTTGAAGGTTTATTTCCAGAAAGTATAGCTAAGTCTGCTAATTTGTATGAGCTCAAGTTATTCTCTAACAGATTTTCAGGGTCATTGCCTAGTGAACTAGGAAAGAACTCTGCTTTACAGTATCTTGATGTTTCGTACAACAAATTTTCTGGTAAGATTCCAGAAAGTTTGTGTGAAATGGGAGCTTTAGAGGATCTTATTATGATTTACAATTCGTTCTCCGGGAGTATTCCAGCTAGTCTTGGTAACTGTCGGAGTTTGAGACGTGTCAGGTTTAGGGGTAATCAGCTATATGGGGAAGTCCCTACTGAGTTTTGGAGTTTGCCTCAGGTTTATCTTTTAGACCTTTTTGGCAATGCATTTTCAGGAAATATATCACACATGATTTCTGGTGCCAAAAATATGTCTAACCTGCAAATATCAAGAAACAAACTCTCAGGGGTTATACCTAGTGAAGTAGGAAAATTGAAGAATTTAGTTGAGTTTTCCGCGAGTCATAATGAGCTAACGGGAGAAATTCCAGGCACATTAGTGCATCTAGGTCAGTTAGGAACCCTTGATCTTAGTTTCAATGAGTTATCAGGGGAAATCCCCTTGGGAATTCACACAATGAAGCAACTCAGTGAGCTTAACTTGGCTAACAATGGGTTTTCGGGGAAAATTCCAGAAGAAATTGGGACTTTGCCAGTGCTTAATTATCTTGATCTTTCTGGGAATTACTTCTCGGGTGAAATCCCACTCAGTCTGCAAAGCTTGAAGCTTAATAAGCTAAATTTGTCTAATAATCGTCTGTCGGGGACTGTTCCTGCATTTTTCGATAAGGGTGTTTACAGCAATAGCTTTCTAGGAAACCCAAGTTTGTGTCAAGGTGTTGCTGGTCTTTGTACTGCTAAAAGTGGAGGAAATCGTGAACGATATTTGTGGGTGTTGAGAGCTATCTATACAATTGCTGGCTTTGTTTTTCTTGTTGGGATTGCTATGTTCATTTGGAGGTACCAGAAATTCAAGAAAATTAAGAAAGGAATCACTATATCAAAGTGGACATCATTCCATAAACTCGGATTCAGTGAACTCGAAATACCTGATGGACTAGATGAAGCTAATGTAATTGGAAATGGAGCTTCGGGAAGAGTTTACAAAGCTGTCTTAAGCAATGGTGAGGCAGTAGCAGTTAAGAAGCTATGGGAAAGATCAGTTAAAGATGAAACCGGTTTTGGTGCACTTGAGTCTGATAAAGATGAGTTTGAAATGGAAGTTGAAACTCTGGGTAAAATTAGGCACAAGAATATTGTTAGATTGTGGTGCTGTTGTGATACTGGGGATAGCAAGCTCTTGGTATATGAGTACATGCCGAATGGAAGTTTGGGCGATTTGCTGCACAGTTGCAAAGCCAAATTGTTGGATTGGCCGTTGAGATTCAAGATAGCTTTAGATGCAGCTGAGGGACTCTCTTATTTGCACCATGATTGTGTTCCTCCAATTGTTCACCGAGATGTTAAGTCAAACAACATATTACTGGATGGTGAGTTTGGcgccaaaatttcagattttggtgTGGCGAAAATTGTTAAAGCAGCCAGCAAAGGTGGTGCCGAATCCATGTCCGTAATTGCTGGTTCCTGTGGTTACATTGCACCAG AGTATGCATATACTCTTCATGTGAATgaaaagagcgatatttatagcTTTGGAGTGGTCATCTTGGAGCTGGTGACAGGCAGAAGACCAGTTGGTCCAGAATTTGGGGAGAAAGATCTAGCTACTTGGGTACGCACCACCTTGAACGAGAAAGGAGTTGATCAGTTGCTCGACCCAAATTTAAATTCCACCTTCAAAGAACATATATGCAAAGTTCTTGATATTGGTCTATGTTGTCTTAACCATATTCCAGCTAATCGCCCCTCAATGCGCAGAGTTGTGAAAATGCTCCAAGAATCAGTTCCTTATAATGTGCCAGGGATGGTAAACAAGAATGGTAAACTTCTCCCTTACTTTTTTCCAAAGTCAGTCTAG